In Pseudomonas oryzicola, one DNA window encodes the following:
- a CDS encoding ABC transporter permease, which yields MSHLSHTLRLGLKELTSLRHDSVLLLFLLYAFSVAIYMPAAGSVIGVHNASVAVVDEDHSLLSRKLSEALQPPEFQPAVPLPPGRLDQAMDSGQYTFVINVPVNFQSDLLAGRSPELQINVDATAMSQAFMGAGYIGRIFERELLDYGQRADAQSPIAINAKALFNPNLEGGWFLAVIQIVNNITILAIILTGTALLREREHGTLDHLLVLPLTALEIMLAKIASNALVVVICTWISLLVVVKGALGVPLSGSMGLFLAVTALYLFASTALGIFLATLARSTPQFGLLAIPVIIPMLLLSGGSTPLDSMPQWLQWVMQGSPSTHFVSLGAAILFRDAGWTVVWPDILALAVIGLVFFSVALARFRRSLAS from the coding sequence ATGTCGCACCTGAGCCACACCCTGCGCCTGGGCCTCAAGGAACTGACCAGCCTGCGCCACGACAGTGTGTTGCTGCTGTTCCTGCTTTACGCCTTCAGCGTGGCCATCTACATGCCGGCAGCCGGTTCGGTGATCGGCGTGCACAACGCCAGCGTCGCGGTGGTCGACGAAGACCACAGCCTGCTGTCCCGCAAGCTCAGCGAGGCCTTGCAGCCGCCCGAGTTCCAGCCCGCCGTGCCGCTGCCCCCTGGGCGCCTGGACCAGGCCATGGACAGCGGCCAGTACACCTTCGTCATCAATGTGCCGGTGAACTTCCAGAGCGACCTGCTGGCCGGGCGCTCGCCGGAGCTGCAGATCAACGTCGATGCCACGGCCATGAGCCAGGCGTTCATGGGCGCCGGCTATATCGGCCGCATCTTCGAGCGCGAGCTGCTCGACTATGGCCAGCGGGCGGACGCACAGAGCCCGATCGCGATCAATGCCAAGGCCCTGTTCAATCCGAACCTGGAGGGTGGCTGGTTTCTGGCGGTGATACAGATCGTCAACAACATCACCATCCTGGCCATCATCCTCACAGGCACCGCACTGCTGCGCGAGCGCGAGCATGGGACCCTCGACCACCTGCTGGTGCTGCCGCTGACCGCCCTGGAAATCATGCTGGCGAAAATCGCCAGCAATGCGCTGGTGGTAGTGATCTGCACCTGGATTTCACTGCTGGTGGTGGTCAAGGGTGCGCTGGGCGTACCGCTGTCCGGCTCGATGGGGTTGTTCCTGGCGGTGACTGCGCTGTACCTGTTCGCCAGTACCGCCTTGGGCATCTTCCTCGCCACCCTGGCGCGTTCGACGCCGCAGTTCGGCCTGCTGGCGATCCCGGTGATCATTCCGATGCTGTTGCTGTCTGGCGGCAGCACACCACTGGACAGCATGCCGCAGTGGTTGCAATGGGTGATGCAGGGTTCGCCATCGACGCACTTCGTCAGCCTTGGCGCGGCAATCCTGTTCCGTGATGCCGGGTGGACAGTGGTATGGCCGGACATTCTGGCACTGGCCGTGATCGGCCTGGTGTTCTTCAGCGTGGCCCTGGCACGGTTTCGCCGTAGCCTGGCGTCCTGA
- the rbbA gene encoding ribosome-associated ATPase/putative transporter RbbA: protein MNAPALLAEGISHCYGDLAALHSLGFSLPAGTRCALIGPDGAGKSTLLGLIAGVKRLQQGELQVLGGSIRQRRHRAALYPKVAFMPQGLGNNLYPELSISENIRFFATLFGLGRRECEQRMANLLQATDLQRFAERPAGKLSGGMKQKLGLCCALIHEPDLLILDEPTTGVDPLSRRRFWELVEQVRAQRPQLTLLVATAYMEEAEQFEHCLMLDGGRLLAAGPSQELAAATPSGKLDDAFTHYQGAGKAQHPPLSIPPRPTSDGPVAIEAHDLTLRFGDFTAVNKVSFAIGRGEIFGFLGSNGCGKTTTMKVLTGLMPASEGSASLLGRPVDASDLATRKRAGFMSQSFSLYGELSTRQNLTLHARLFDLPKAESAQRIDELIERFDLGAIADQPSGALPLGLRQRLSLAVAVLHRPEVLILDEPTSGVDPAARDDFWRLLVELSREQGVTIFLSTHFMNEAQRCDRISLMHAGRVLACDTPDALQRQYQGDTLENAFVRCLEQAQELAPQATENTVLEQAATPAPALRQGFSLRRLLAVASREGKELLRDKVRLAFALLGAMFMMVIFGYGISLDVENLAFAVHDQDQSPQSRAYLEAFRGSRYFAEQPPIRDSRDMHQRLQRSEIKLALEIPPGFGRDLYAGRQPVVAAWLDGGMPFRAETSRNYVEAVHQANLEQLAKASKQPQPRQELVRLETRFRYNQDVVSVNAIGPGVMALILAFIPAMLTALGIVREKELGAITNFYATPLTRLEFLLGKQMPYLAVSLVNLVLLVAMNRWLFAVPLKGSVLALACGGVAYLLATTSLGLLISAFTRTQIAAILGTMIITSLPTIQFSGLIVPRSSLDGAAAVMGQLFPAGYFLDIAVGTFTKALGLRELWPQCLILLGFFTVFTGLSLAMLKKQEA from the coding sequence GCCGGCTGGCACCCGCTGCGCGCTGATCGGCCCCGACGGGGCTGGCAAGTCGACCCTGCTGGGCCTGATCGCCGGGGTCAAGCGCCTGCAACAGGGCGAACTGCAGGTACTGGGTGGTTCGATCCGTCAGCGGCGCCACCGCGCGGCGCTGTACCCCAAAGTGGCATTCATGCCGCAAGGGTTGGGCAACAACCTTTATCCGGAACTGTCGATCAGCGAGAACATCCGCTTTTTCGCCACCCTGTTCGGCCTCGGCCGCCGCGAATGCGAGCAGCGCATGGCCAACCTGCTGCAGGCCACCGACCTGCAGCGCTTCGCCGAGCGTCCGGCAGGCAAGCTGTCAGGCGGCATGAAACAGAAACTGGGCCTGTGTTGCGCATTGATCCACGAGCCTGACCTGCTGATCCTCGATGAGCCGACCACCGGCGTCGACCCGCTGTCGCGGCGGCGCTTCTGGGAGCTAGTCGAACAGGTTCGCGCGCAGCGCCCGCAACTGACCCTGCTGGTGGCCACCGCGTACATGGAAGAAGCCGAACAGTTCGAGCATTGCCTGATGCTCGACGGCGGCCGCCTGCTGGCCGCCGGGCCTAGCCAGGAACTGGCTGCGGCCACCCCCAGCGGCAAGCTGGACGACGCCTTCACCCATTACCAGGGCGCGGGCAAGGCGCAACACCCGCCGCTGAGCATCCCGCCACGCCCGACGTCTGACGGCCCGGTGGCGATCGAAGCCCACGACCTGACCCTGCGCTTTGGCGACTTCACGGCGGTGAACAAGGTCAGTTTCGCCATTGGCCGCGGGGAAATTTTCGGCTTCCTCGGCTCCAACGGCTGCGGCAAGACCACTACCATGAAAGTGCTCACCGGCCTGATGCCGGCCAGCGAGGGCAGCGCCAGCCTGCTCGGCCGCCCGGTGGATGCCAGCGACCTGGCCACGCGCAAGCGGGCCGGCTTCATGTCGCAGAGTTTCTCGCTGTATGGTGAGCTCAGCACACGGCAGAACCTGACCCTGCATGCACGCCTGTTCGACCTGCCCAAGGCAGAGAGCGCCCAGCGCATCGATGAGCTGATCGAGCGTTTCGACCTCGGCGCCATCGCCGACCAACCGTCTGGCGCCCTGCCCCTCGGCCTGCGCCAGCGTCTGTCGCTGGCGGTCGCGGTATTGCACCGCCCGGAAGTGCTGATCCTCGACGAACCCACCTCTGGTGTCGACCCGGCAGCCCGCGACGACTTCTGGCGCCTGCTGGTGGAACTGTCGCGTGAGCAAGGCGTGACCATTTTCCTGTCCACCCACTTCATGAACGAAGCTCAACGCTGCGACCGCATCTCGCTGATGCATGCCGGTCGGGTACTGGCCTGCGACACGCCGGATGCCCTCCAGCGCCAGTACCAGGGCGATACCCTGGAAAACGCGTTCGTACGCTGCCTGGAACAGGCCCAGGAGCTAGCCCCCCAGGCTACCGAGAATACGGTGCTGGAGCAGGCCGCCACGCCTGCACCGGCGCTACGCCAGGGCTTCAGCCTGCGGCGCCTGCTGGCGGTGGCCAGCCGTGAGGGCAAGGAGCTGCTGCGCGACAAGGTGCGCCTGGCCTTCGCCTTGTTGGGCGCGATGTTCATGATGGTGATCTTCGGTTATGGCATTTCGCTGGATGTGGAAAACCTCGCCTTCGCCGTACACGATCAGGATCAGAGCCCGCAAAGCCGCGCCTACCTCGAAGCCTTTCGTGGTTCGCGCTATTTCGCCGAGCAACCGCCCATCCGCGATTCCCGCGACATGCACCAGCGCCTGCAGCGCTCGGAAATAAAGCTGGCGCTGGAAATTCCGCCCGGTTTTGGCCGCGACCTGTATGCCGGCCGCCAACCGGTGGTGGCCGCCTGGCTCGACGGCGGCATGCCGTTCCGTGCCGAAACCAGCCGCAATTACGTGGAGGCCGTGCACCAGGCCAACCTCGAACAACTGGCGAAGGCCAGCAAACAGCCCCAGCCACGCCAGGAGCTGGTGCGCCTGGAAACACGTTTCCGCTACAACCAGGACGTGGTCAGCGTGAACGCCATCGGCCCAGGTGTGATGGCACTGATCCTGGCCTTCATCCCGGCCATGCTTACCGCGCTGGGTATCGTCCGCGAGAAAGAGCTTGGCGCCATCACCAACTTTTACGCCACACCGCTCACCCGCCTGGAGTTCCTGCTCGGCAAGCAGATGCCCTACCTGGCGGTAAGCCTGGTAAACCTGGTACTGCTGGTGGCGATGAACCGCTGGCTGTTCGCCGTACCGCTCAAGGGCAGCGTGCTGGCCCTGGCCTGTGGCGGCGTGGCCTACCTGCTGGCGACCACCAGCCTGGGCCTGCTGATCTCGGCTTTTACCCGCACCCAGATCGCCGCCATCCTCGGCACCATGATCATCACCAGCCTGCCGACCATCCAGTTTTCCGGCCTGATCGTGCCACGCTCGTCGCTGGACGGCGCGGCGGCGGTGATGGGTCAGTTGTTCCCGGCGGGCTACTTTCTCGATATTGCGGTGGGCACCTTCACCAAGGCGCTGGGCCTGCGCGAACTGTGGCCGCAGTGCCTGATCCTGCTGGGCTTCTTCACCGTATTCACCGGCCTCAGCCTGGCCATGCTGAAGAAGCAGGAGGCCTGA